A window from Plasmodium cynomolgi strain B DNA, chromosome 7, whole genome shotgun sequence encodes these proteins:
- a CDS encoding hypothetical protein (putative) — protein sequence MRRIMLAGSFTLLLSLFLCAKNGGSLKHPQGALLFVHNSSDLFQNDTFSVLRNKTNIQNKKKISRFKIQSSEEKHKDGGLHYDLTPENVEKVLNLIRPKLQIDNGDVELVDIKNNDLYIKLLGNCVTCSSNSVTVSQVIKKTLKMYIRNENNEEPNVIITNFDEINEENIYSCLSDLKPYFDFL from the coding sequence atgaggcgCATTATGTTGGCAGGCAGCTTCACCCTTTTgctgtccctttttttgtgtgcaaaaaatggagggagcTTAAAACACCCCCAAGGCGCTCTCCTATTTGTGCACAACAGCTCTGaccttttccaaaatgacaCCTTCAGTGTGTTGCGAAACAAGACGAATAtacagaataaaaaaaaaatttcgcgCTTCAAAATACAGTCGTCGGAGGAGAAGCATAAGGATGGGGGGTTGCACTACGATTTAACTCCtgaaaatgtggaaaaggttttaaatttaattcgaCCCAAGTTGCAAATAGATAACGGCGATGTCGAATTGGTAGACATAAAAAACAACGATTTGTATATTAAATTGTTGGGGAACTGCGTCACCTGCAGCTCGAACAGTGTCACAGTGTCGCAAGTTATCAAGAAGACactaaaaatgtacatacggAATGAAAACAATGAAGAGCCAAACGTCATCATCACCAATTTTGACGAaataaatgaggaaaatatatacagCTGCTTGAGCGATCTGAAACCGTACTTTGATTTTCTGA
- a CDS encoding hypothetical protein (putative), with translation MEVQTPSKKGEYIEHLLREFVCKKGKLKRKDIMNKMEYYVGILTNINLKIVHNKNYQVVHLILEVLFTNEMHLEPMILDKILACLNLKQILQKNDKVKIKNINNILLLINRKSRNNLNATNLFNLLFDAVALLLEAFCAEDIYSVVRRVDYTLGGGKQQKRREEGEEEEGEEEAGEEEAGEEQSGEEEAGEEQSGEEGTDGTIDEPPGELRTAPLQTRKRKRANGLPISPGGNYSELVSEPQDGDTSEDTANRGANHAENHAANRAANPPKKRKKEDGSEHWEEFPEERHQNVARINDYVVHVNSLFSLYFKNYKPMLNDVKIYSFYSNLFGLCAYVYDYIGYVEQLAEERCAPNEGSSPSSFDVVLKNLRTLKGLIKKQIAISLDSIAKSYFKSVYTSYMESKEWLKINYSFFLFQENEKILEIIMLNKMSNENPSFRFDPHGDKLICPSVSLHKSKREKLIYFFKDNHSCKEKHPFLGVSKIRGCLKALATIIKYLLLKQPNGNVVHVQTYFTLFLLIPHFELTVYGKNVKREYAKLFNFSASGKENTLRGVNCSVPDVDSDAGAEVEAGAEVEAGAEAGAEASAAAPPMDKKPVGEPKRTIHKNAASYFKSMQIKIAHSMCRFEEELELNDHQETHNNIFILIDYSKLIYQFLSYLNGRSNIRKDTFLFVNMTYFVKHTFDCLTNAYFELIRNKSKNEGYIFYVPTGESSPIGGQHIGQARRE, from the exons ATGGAGGTCCAAACACccagcaaaaaaggagagtacATAGAGCATTTGCTTCGGGAgtttgtttgtaaaaaggggaagctaAAGAGGAAGGacataatgaataaaatggaaTACTACGTAGGAATATTAACCAatataaatttgaaaattgttCACAATAAGAATTATCAAGTGGTGCATCTAATTTTGGAGGTTCTGTTTACAAATGAGATGCATCTAGAACCCATGATTTTAGACAAGATTTTGGCTTGCTTGAATCTGAAGCAGATTCTGCAGAAGAATGACAaggtgaaaattaaaaatattaacaatatTTTGCTCCTCATTAATCGAAAGAGCAGGAACAACTTGAACGCGACTAATTTGTTTAACTTGCTTTTCGATGCCGTCGCGCTGCTGCTGGAGGCCTTTTGCGCGGAGGACATTTACAGCGTCGTCCGCCGGGTGGACTACACGctcgggggggggaagcagcagaagcggcgagaggaaggagaggaagaggaaggagaggaagaggCAGGAGAGGAAGAGGCAGGAGAGGAACAGTCAGGCGAGGAAGAGGCAGGAGAGGAACAGTCAGGCGAGGAAGGGACGGATGGCACAATTGACGAGCCTCCCGGTGAACTTCGTACCGCCCCGCTGCAAACCCGAAAGCGCAAACGTGCAAACGGGTTGCCAATCTCCCCAGGAGGGAACTACAGCGAATTGGTCAGTGAACCCCAGGATGGTGACACCTCAGAAGACACTGCCAATCGTGGCGCGAACCATGCCGAGAACCATGCCGCCAACCGCGCGGCGAACCCCCCcaagaagcgaaaaaaagaggacggGTCCGAGCACTGGGAGGAGTTCCCCGAAGAAAGGCACCAAAACGTAGCGCGCATAAACGATTACGTGGTGCACGTGAACAGTCTGTTCAGTCTCTACTTCAAGAATTACAAACCCATGTTGAACGATGTGAAAATTTATTCGTTTTATAGCAACCTATTCGGGTTATGTGCCTACGTGTATGACTACATAGGGTACGTAGAACAGTTAGCAGAAGAAAGGTGTGCACCGAATGAAGGGAGTTCCCCTAGCAGCTTCGACGTAGTGCTGAAGAACCTCCGCACTCTGAAGGGTCTCATAAAGAAACAAATCGCCATCAGTTTAGACAGCATAGCAAAAAGTTATTTTAAAAGCGTATATACATCCTACATGGAGAGTAAGGAatggttaaaaataaattactcattttttcttttccaggagaatgaaaaaatattggaaATAATCATGTTGAATAAAATGTCGAACGAAAACCCGAGCTTCCGATTCGATCCTCATGGGGATAAGTTGATCTGTCCATCTGTCAGTCTtcataaaagtaaaagagaaaaattgaTTTACTTCTTTAAGGATAATCATAGTTGCAAAGAGAAGCACCCCTTTTTAGGAGTTAGTAAAATTAGGGGATGTTTGAAAGCCTTGGCTACTATCATAAAATACCTCCTCCTCAAACAGCCCAATGGGAACGTGGTACATGTACAGACTTacttcaccctttttttgttaatcccTCATTTTGAGTTGACTGTATATGGTAAGAACGTCAAAAGGGAATATGCCAAATTGTTTAACTTTTCCGCGTCGGGGAAGGAGAACACTCTGCGTGGCGTTAATTGCTCCGTCCCAGACGTTGACTCTGACGCGGGGGCTGAGGTAGAGGCAGGAGCGGAGGTAGAAGCAGGGGCAGAGGCAGGAGCGGAGGCATCAGCAGCGGCACCACCAATGGATAAGAAGCCTGTTGGGGAACCCAAGCGGACGATCCACAAAAACGCTGCCAGCTACTTCAAATCTATGCAGATCAAAATCGCACACTCGATGTGCCGCTTTGAAGAAGAACTCGAACTCAACGATCACCAGGAGACGCACAACAACATATTCATACTAATAGACTActcaaaattaatttaccaATTTTTAAGTTACCTAAATGGAAGGAGCAACATAAGAAAGGACACGTTCCTGTTTGTCAATATGACCTACTTCGTGAAGCACACGTTTGACTGTTTAACGAATGCTTATTTTGAATTAATCAGGAATAAATCGAAGA ATGAGGGATATATTTTCTACGTACCCACGGGGGAGAGCTCCCCAATTGGAGGTCAGCACATTGGACAAGCGCGACGTGAGTAG
- a CDS encoding hypothetical protein (putative), with amino-acid sequence MITIYKEHLKGSHHFSRVFAYVLLNLRNKENFFKKRSLRGDPFFSNWEKSHYVKKRTVNESRKKKKKKNLVIHFATSQISYFYFHYFVYILLPKLRCLSDCEKKNILENVYLVDRRNTDENVKGHIYNKIKQGGSNIIFSDHVLAKEEYDYTHTLGLFLENPFFMDILENAKVRKVRRQHAHSFKSINRQRFWRNTQMSRFHSDRSKNYFACSSCLYGTYFWGSRHPSEYNVVTILKRKANLSAFKKCNEVIQDINNNVYWVNHHSFYKFYETAYVSFVYHRMSLLQSFVDMVIRRKGGAPGGEKAIYIDFDHAANLYVKYLQLLARVRSFSGCPREGGLAAHGDENPAKKSSDTKKKSLLREIKKNLNLHVWSRNQKESFYSDLVKMKFRKFYN; translated from the exons ATGATAACCATTTACAAGGAACACCTGAAAGGCAGCCACCACTTCAGCCGCGTATTCGCGTACGTGCTTCTAAACCTGCGTAATAAGGAAaacttctttaaaaaaagatccCTTAGGGGAGACCCTTTTTTTAGCAACTGGGAAAAATCGCATTACGTGAAGAAGAGGACAGTAAACGAGAgtaggaagaagaagaaaaaaaaaaacctagtCATCCATTTTGCCACTAGCCAAATTAGCTACTTTTACTTTCACTACTTTGTGTATATATTGTTGCCAAAACTGAGATGTCTGTCTGactgcgaaaaaaagaacattcTGGAAAACGTCTATTTGGTTGATCGCAGGAATACCGATGAGAATGTGAAGGGACATATATACAACAAAATTAAGCAAGGGGGAagtaacattattttttccgaCCATGTGCTAGCCAAAGAGGAATATGATTACACACACACGTTGGgattatttttagaaaatccCTTCTTCATGGACATACTTGAAAATGCAAAGGTAAGAAAGGTAAGGCGGCAACATGCACACTCTTTTAAGAGCATAAATAGGCAGCGCTTTTGGAGAAATACACAAATGAGCAGGTTTCACTCGGACAGAAGTAAAAACTACTTTGCATGTAGCAGCTGCTTGTATGGGACGTACTTCTGGGGGAGTCGTCACCCCAGTGAGTACAACGTAGTGACCATACTGAAGAGAAAGGCAAACTTAAGTGCcttcaaaaaatgcaacGAGGTAATTCAAGACATTAACAATAATGTGTACTGGGTTAACCATCActctttttataaattttacgAAACGGCATATGTCAGTTTTGTATATCATCGTATGAGCCTTTTGCAGAGTTTTGTTGACATGGTAATAaggaggaaggggggggCTCCGGGAGGAGAA AAAGCTATTTACATCGACTTCGACCATGCCGCTAATTTGTACGTGAAGTATTTACAGCTGTTAGCAAGGGTTAGGTCTTTTTCAGGCTGTCCACGGGAAGGAGGGTTAGCTGCGCATGGGGATGAGAATCCTGCGAAAAAATCCAGcgacacgaaaaaaaagagcctTCTtcgggaaataaaaaaaaatctgaacCTACATGTCTGGAGTAGGAACCAAAAGGAGAGCTTCTACTCCGATTTAGTCAAAATGAAGTTTCGCAAGTTTTACAATTAG
- a CDS encoding hypothetical protein (putative): MNTQMVKKAISTAWTLRSVFPLHTCRFLREAGDGPFHRRRQSIATESLIKNSFLTKEYYDKMKKKKIDLFDFVPPENFVSSYFEKLDKCYSNPRSILRCVMWCLRKEEGLYKDYIEKEDYPNYNWLVRCFCQLANVFGFNSFWSVKDKQAIHELKLFKFLVYDLIERKEKIKSRHCPRLLYAMCCLDYRCYYLLPTILELIEIDLHKFRVPTLSMISFCLTYLGLTNQDVQFGSYDNLSRSYNLIEKILNRIYDRREEEKGDMTNFCWSLLAYVLVINNMYVFPFKDEGRGEISTSFLPEILKNACEGLTRENIAESGWIQYYLYMTLYCCDVEKPRNERMIKESVPFFIQEYLHLKWLDNILITAQNQGSEKMQLEMESIIQKLQLKNFFINLSVGRKIDEQHCFFASHFYKPLNLCIEYDYFHPIGFNRPLVSGTISLKNRIFKKLNFNVVNIHKCFWDTLTEEQKESQLVRVLEVFQTGHGGEKQQQQQGELYQEKYFDSDLLHLKHKRVKFRSWPPEHITV, encoded by the exons ATGAACACGCAAATGGTGAAGAAAGCGATAAGCACTGCTTGGACGTTGCGCAGTGTTTTCCCTTTGCACACGTGTCGCTTCTTGCGCGAAGCGGGCGACGGACCGTTCCACCGGAGGAGACAAAGCATCGCAACGGAGTCCCTCATCAAGAACTCCTTCCTAACCAAAGAATACTatgacaaaatgaagaaaaaaaaaatcgaccTCTTCGATTTTGTGCCCCCGGAGAATTTCGTGTCTTCGTATTTTGAAAAGCTGGATAAGTGCTACTCGAACCCACGGTCGATACTGCGGTGCGTTATGTGGTGTCTGAGAAAAGAGGAGGG GCTGTACAAGGACTACATCGAGAAGGAGGATTACCCGAACTACAACTGGCTAGTCAGGTGTTTCTGCCAACTAGCCAACGTGTTTGGATTTAACTCCTTCTGGAGTGTGAAGGATAAGCAAGCCATTCACGAGCTGAAGTTATTCAAATTCTTGGTGTACGATTTGAtcgaaaggaaggaaaaaatcaaatcgAGACACTGCCCAAGACTGCTATACGCAATGTGTTGTCTAGACTACAGGTGCTATTATCTCCTCCCAACTATATTGGAACTGATAGAAATTGATCTGCATAAGTTCCGAGTCCCAACACTATCTATGATAAGTTTCTGTCTAACCTACCTAGGACTAACAAACCAGGACGTACAATTTGGTTCCTACGATAATCTCTCTCGAAGTTACAActtaatagaaaaaatactgAACAGGATATACGACAGGAGAGAGGAAGAGAAAGGGGACATGACTAATTTCTGTTGGTCATTGTTAGCCTATGTTCTCgtcataaataatatgtatgtatttccTTTTAAGGATGAAGGCAGGGGGGAAATATCTACCAGTTTTTTgccagaaattttaaaaaatgcttgtGAAGGATTAACTAGGGAAAATATTGCAGAAAGTGGGTGGATTCAATACTACCTTTATATGACTCTCTACTGCTGTGATGTGGAGAAGCCGAGGAATGAAAGGATGATAAAGGAGAgcgtcccttttttcattcaagAATATTTACACCTAAAATGGCTagataatatattaataactGCTCAGAATCAGGggtcagaaaaaatgcaactcGAAATGGAGAGcattatacaaaaattacaattaaaaaatttctttattaATTTATCTGTTGGGCGGAAGATAGATGAACAGcattgtttttttgcttctcatttttataagcctttaaatttatgcatCGAGTATGACTATTTCCATCCCATTGGTTTTAACAGACCATTGGTGAGTGGTACcatatcattaaaaaatcgcatttttaaaaagctcAACTTTAACGTGGTTAATATTCATAAGTGCTTTTGGGATACACTGACAGAGGAACAGAAGGAATCGCAACTCGTCCGTGTTTTGGAGGTGTTTCAAACGGGGCACggtggggagaagcaacaacaacaacagggGGAGCTTTATCAGGAGAAGTACTTCGATTCCGATTTGCTGCACTTGAAGCATAAGCGGGTCAAGTTTCGCAGTTGGCCGCCTGAGCACATAACGGTGTAG